Within the Methanobacterium sp. BRmetb2 genome, the region CCACCACATCCCCACTGCAGAGTTTCAAGCCGTCATTTAAAACATAACCTTTACCTTTCCCAGCCCGTGGAGGTTTCCGAGTGATAACTTTAAGAAAGTCGAGTTCTTCTACCAGTTTTAACAGTATTTGGTTTGTTTTATCTGTAGATCCATCATTTATAACTATTAGTTCAAAATTTCTTTTATTTTCCTTAAAGTAATCCAGTTTAGAAATAGATCTGACACATTTTTCAATGGTATTTTCTTCATTATGAGCAGGAATTATTATACTAACAAATTGTTCTTCATAACTTTCTGGAACGCCTTTCGGGGGAAGAAAGCTGATAACTGTTAGCATGAGACCGTAATATGCGGGAATAAATAGAAGCCAGGACAACCAGCCTAAACTTTTAGTGATCAAACTGTGAATAATTAGTATAATTATACCAATAATAATGAGTGATACTCCTAATTTTTCAATTATAAGTTCCCTTTTCTTGGATTGGATTTTTTCTTCAGCAGTCCTGAAAGTCTTCTCTTCTTGTTTGTGTTTTTGTATGGCCATGTCTATGTTGGTTTGTAGTTCTTTTTCGTTGTATGGTTTGATTATGTAGCCGTAGGATGGTTGTTTTTTTATTCTGTTTATGGTTTGTTGGTCTGAGTAGGCGGTTAGGTATATTACGGGTATGTTGAGGGTTTGTATTTTTTCTGCTGCTTTTATTCCGTCTGTTTCTCCTTTTAGTACTATGTCCATCAGTACTAGGTCGGGGTGTATTTGTGCTGCGGTTTTGATGGCCTGTTCACCAGTGGAATTTATGGCCGGGACAAAGTATCCCAGGTTTTCCAGTTTACTTTTCAGGTCCAGGGCAGTGATACTCTCATCCTCAACCACCAGGATTTTGGGAGGTTTCATTTCCTCTATTTCTTCTATACTCTTTATTTTATGTTTTTTGTCCACTATTTCTCCTTCAAATGTTTCAATAACACTTTCTTCTTGTTTGTGTTTTTGTATGGCCATGTCTATGTTGGTTTGTAGTTCTTTTTCGTTGTATGGTTTGATTATGTAGCCGTAGGATGGTTGTTTTTTTATTCTGTTTATGGTTTGTTGGTCTGAGTAGGCGGTTAGGTATATTACGGGTATGTTGAGGGTTTGTATTTTTTCTGCTGCTTTTATTCCGTCTGTTTCTCCTTTTAGTACTATGTCCATCAGTACTAGGTCGGGGTGTATTTGTGCTGCGGTTTTGATGGCCTGTTCACCAGTGGAATTTATGGCCGGCACAGAGTATCCTAGATTTTCTAGTTTTTCTTTTAAATCCAAGGCCGTAATACTTTCATCTTCAACCACTAAAATTTCAAGTTTTTTCATTAATACTCACCTTACATAAAAATAATTACTTTGGTTAGGGGATACATAGCTTAATTAAATTAATAAGAGATTTTATATTAGTTCAAATCATTATCCTTATTTCTTCAGTATGGGTTAGGTTAGATAACATTTTTTTGGATTTTAAAATTAATTTTTTCAAGTTAATGATAAATTCTATAATTTATTTTGATTAGTTTTGTATTAGTTTTTTTTGGATTCTTTCTTTGGTTGGGCAACACTAAACCTTCAGCATAATCTCTGAAAATTAGATTCATGATAAATATTCAAAGTTAGTCTTATTATATGGATTTATGTCAAGTATCTCCTAATTTAATTAGATGTTTCTTTTACTATATCACCCATTATAACAGAATAGAAAATTTGAATATTAGGCCACATTAGAATAGTTTAAATCTTTTAAAAATGAGTTAATTAATTTAATAACCTGATCATTTGACATCTCTTAAAAAGTTGCTTTTAGTAATTCCACCTAAGGCCATCTTTTTTATTCTACTTTTTAGATTTTTAATATGTTCATGAGACAATTCTCCATTATCTGCTCTGTGGATGGCATTTTGATATAAATTCAGCAGGTTGCCCACATACTTACCTTCCCGGTTACGGGCATCAATTACCAGCCCATCAACATTTAACTGGTTAAACAAAGGTATATAATCCACTAAACATAACTCTACTGAGTTTAAGATATGTGTTTTACATTCTAAATCTAGATAAAATGGAAATATATGATTTTTATTATCTTTAAGTCCCCAAAATTTTTCAGGCACTATTATTTCTTTATTATTTTCAAAACCCGGTACAGCACAGGGCAAACAATCTTCAGTGATTATAACCTCCATGTTACCATGTACTAATAATTCTACCCTGTTATTTCCCATATTCGACGTGTTTAACTTGTTATACTTAGTTAAACCAGTTATACTATTTTTGGATAATTCTGGACTGAAAGTAATGGTTTTAAATATATTTAAAAAATAGTTCACAGTCCAATTATTCCATATATTTAATTCTGCTGCTGCTGAAAGCGTGATCTCTGGTTTCAGTTTGGACAATAAATATGCCGATCCTAAATCGCCTACCATCACTTCAGTTATAGAGTTTTTTTGCAGAGAATCAATTAATGGGAGTGCCATTTTTAGATACGTTTTTCTATTGATACTGGGCCATTTCCAGATTAATTCGGCTCCATTATCATCACAAATGGATTTCATTTTGATAAACATCTTTAAAAATCTGTTCAAAGCATTTTCAAGATAATCTGCGTCTAAACATTCATATTTTTTTCCACGCAAAATTTCTAAACTATTTGATTCAAAATAAATTCTCTTGCAACCACTTTCAACTGCATATTCCACGTTCTGGGGATTGTTAATATAGATTGCCATGGAAATAGAATTTTCCAGATCCTCTTTTTCTTTTGATATGGCTGTTTTATGTTTGGGGTTGAATTTATTGTATTTTAGCCGGTTTAAATGTTCTTCAGATTTTTTGACCTCATTTTTGGAAGGTAGATAACTTTCCAGAAGAATAGTTTTTGTTTTTTCTAAAAAATCCCTTCTTATCTGGTTCAATTGACTTATAGGTGAAAATAAGTCTCCAGGATAATCAACCTCCAATTTTCTTATTTTAAATGAGGTAGAACCAGTTTTTTTCAGTTGTTTTTCAATCTTTTTTTCAGTCAGAGGATTTTTCAAGGCCTTTTCCATTTTAAAATCAGATTCCATCCTAAAAGATATTTTAGAATTATTTTTTCCCGAAATTTGTCCTTCCAGTAGGGGGGTGTCATTTTTATCCCAGGAAACTTTCAAGTCAAGGGGAACTGACCGCGCATGGTCATTTAAAATAATAGCTTTTGCTTCATTAAACAGGGACTTTTTATAGTTTAAGTATACCTTAGAACCTTTAGGGAGATAATTCTTCACTTTCAATTCCAGGATATTATTATTTATAGGTGGATTGTAGTCAATGTTCATGCCCTGACTTTTAAGATCTCCAGGAATTATAAAAACGATCCCATCACCTTTACTAGGAACTATACTACCTTTTAGATATATAAAGGCCTTTTTAAGTTTTGAATTATAGTTTATCACCCTGCCGATGTAAATACCTCGTTTATCTGGCCTGTTACGACCCATAATCTGTGAATGATCTTTTTCAAGAATATAACCTGATGTGAACATCCTATTGAAGGCTAATTCTAACTTTTTTAGATCATCGGGCTTGGGTTTCCAGACTCCCTCTCTAATCTCATCTAGAGCCTTCCGGTAAACACTTACTACAATGGCCACATATTCTGGTGACCGCATACGGCCTTCAATCTTAATAGAATCTATCGATTTTTGGGCAATTACATCCAGATTATTATAAAGAGCAAGGTCACGGGTAGATAAAAGATAATCATTTTCTAGATGGACTTCACAAATGTCAACTGGTCTTCCATATTGGTCCATATTCCCATTAATTAATTTGTACGGCTTTCTGCAGGGCTGAGCACACATACCCCTGTTTCCACTTCTTGCCCCTATTAATGATGATAAGAGACACCTACCGGAATAAGAATAACATAATGCACCGTGTGCAAATATTTCCATTTCAACCCTTTTTTGAAGTTTCTGGGCAATATTTTCTATTTCTGAAAGCTTCATTTCCCTGGCTAGAACAACCCTTTTAAATCCAAAATCAGATGCCCATTCTACTCCGGGCAGATTGTGGATAGCCATTTGGGTAGATGCATGTAAATCAAGTTCAGGGATTATTTCATGCGCCAGAGAAGCTAAACCAACATCTTGAACTATAACTGCATCAGCACCGATTTTATAGAGCCAGAAAAGGTGTTCAACTGCCTTTGAAATTTCAGAATTTTTTATTAAAGTGTTAACTGTCACATAAATGTTAACATTATGCAGATGGGCATAATTAACTGCCTCTTCTATTTGGGATTTACTGAAATTATTAGCAAAACGTCGGGCTCCGAATCTTTTCCCACTTAAATAAACTGCATCTGCCCCAGCATTAACCGCAGCTTTAAAGGCATCATAGGAACCTGCAGGTGCTAAAAGTTCAGGTAAATCTTCATTAGACATGTAAACAGCTCAAAAATACAAAAAAACCAAATGCTCTTTTGCAAACTAATAAAATATAATTTTTATTCAAAAGGAATTTTAATTTAAAAATTTTTTAATTGTAAATTTTAGGGTTGATTAATTTCTTTTAATACTTCAGAAACGATTTTAAGGAATTTTTCAATAATCCGTCTATTTTTCTCTTCACTTTTCAGTATTTTATCTTCGGCTTGTTTCCGGGATAGTGCGATGGCAAATAAGTCAGCCAATCTTTCTACAACTTCTAAATCTTCGTGAGTATAATTTTCTTTGGAGTTAGCAAGAGCAATAGTCCCTACAAGTTTATCATTTGATATGGCTGGGGCAGATACGAATTTTTCTATTTTAATATGGCCTTCTGGAGTACCTGTAGATCTTTCATCATTTTGAGGATCATTGGTAAGAATAGATTCTTTATTATTTAGAACCCATCCCCATAAACCGCCAAATTCTTCAAATACTGGTTTTTTATCACTAACATGGCATTTTTCCCAGACTTCTCCAGTCATGGTTGAAGCTACCATAAATTCGGTTTCAGGGTCAATATAACCAACAAAACCATACTTACTGCCTGTAATTTTTTTGGCATAATC harbors:
- a CDS encoding histidine kinase, yielding MKKLEILVVEDESITALDLKEKLENLGYSVPAINSTGEQAIKTAAQIHPDLVLMDIVLKGETDGIKAAEKIQTLNIPVIYLTAYSDQQTINRIKKQPSYGYIIKPYNEKELQTNIDMAIQKHKQEESVIETFEGEIVDKKHKIKSIEEIEEMKPPKILVVEDESITALDLKSKLENLGYFVPAINSTGEQAIKTAAQIHPDLVLMDIVLKGETDGIKAAEKIQTLNIPVIYLTAYSDQQTINRIKKQPSYGYIIKPYNEKELQTNIDMAIQKHKQEEKTFRTAEEKIQSKKRELIIEKLGVSLIIIGIIILIIHSLITKSLGWLSWLLFIPAYYGLMLTVISFLPPKGVPESYEEQFVSIIIPAHNEENTIEKCVRSISKLDYFKENKRNFELIVINDGSTDKTNQILLKLVEELDFLKVITRKPPRAGKGKGYVLNDGLKLCSGDVVAVFDADARVKPDFLKKVIPYMGDDDVDGVQTKVKMYNKNRNVLTSMQHIEFAIFGNVILRARDKIGGGAFLGGNGQVATRKVIEKLGGWDGFAVTEDLNMSIKMMIKGCKIRYCEDTAVYQEAVPHWKPFFRQRVRWAMGNLETFFVYLKQILGTRNIPLYRRLDVIQYLSSLLFLSFVMLGYIVAILYITDLMIFNYTFPAIIGILSTIAFFPAVMLGIYRDNRKIHVTIYRSVEYWAYCLYLIPLFIVAFIKLILRKDRKWAKTYHTGD